The Comamonas testosteroni genome contains the following window.
GCCGGGCCGAGCCCGCCGAAATGGCATCCGTCATCGCGTTCCTCATGAGCGAGGCCGCCAGCTATGTGCATGGTGCGCAGATCGTGATCGACGGCGGCATCGATGCTGTGATGCGCCCGACGGGTTTCTGAGTCCCCCGCAGCCGCCTTGCGGGCCCGTCCCAGGGGGCAAGGGCCTGGCCGCTCCTGACCCGGGGCAGCCTTGTGCGGGAGCGGCCTATTCTGGAATTCTGGAGCTGAAATGAATACTGTTGAACATATGACCGCGGTTGTACAGCGCTATGTGGCTGCGCTCAATGCCGGCGATCTGGACGGCATCGTCGCGCTGTTTGCCGATGACGCCACGGTGGAAGACCCCGTGGGCTCCGAGCCCCGGCGTGGCAGGGCGGCGATTCGCGCGTTCTACGCCAACTCCCTCAAGCTGCCTTTGACGGTGGAGCTGACGCAGGAGGTGCGCGCGGTTGCCGACGAGGCAGCCTTCGCCTTCACCGTCGGCTTCGAGTATCAGGGCCGCAAGACCGTGATTGCGCCCATCGATCACTTTCGCTTCGACGCGGCGGGCAAGGTGGTGAGCATGCGTGCCTTGTTTGGCGAGAAGAATATTCACGCTGGCGTCTGAGGAGAGTCAGGCGCTTGACTGCTCTTGATATAGAAGCTGTCTTCGCCTGATTTAAAAGGATTACAAGACTATTTGAATCTGAATTCATTTGAAACAATGCGCGAGCTGCTATTGCTTTTGCTGTTCAAGGCAGTGCGGTGAGTGCCCCCAGCCTGAGCTGGCTTACAGATGGAAGTGCCCGGCAGCCTCGGGCTGGTAGAGCACTTTCTCGATCCGGATATGGCGGGTGCGATCGAGAATCCGCCAGTCGATGCGGTCCCCTTCCCGGTAGCCCAGAATGGCCGTGCCCACGCCCGAGAAAACCGAGAGCCTGCCTGCACTGTCATCGGCATCCTCGGGGTAGACCAGGGCCACTTCGACGGCCACCTCATCGAGGCGCAGCAAGGCTCTGGAGTTCATGGTGACCACATTGCCCTGGACCTGCCGCGCATCGACAATGGTGGCGCGCTCGACTTCATGCTCCAGATCGGCCGCTTGCGACTCCCATTCCAGGGCGAGAAGATCTCTGAGACGTGCCTGATCCACGGCGGTGATGCAGATGCCGCCCGCCGCTCCCGGCTGCCCGGCGCGCAAGCGCTGGAGGTAGCGCTGCGCCGTCATTGCATAGGACTTGAGTGCGGGCGTTTCGTTCTCCAGCACAAAGCCGTTGTGCGCAAAGGCCTTGAGCGAGCGCGTGTTGTCGGCATGGATCCTGGCAATCAGTCTTTCGGCCCGCATGTCGAAAAAGGCCAGCTTCATGCCCTCGTGCAAGGCGCTGGCGCCGAGCTTGCGCCCCCAGTTGTCGCGGTTGCCGATGACCAGCACGATTTCGCAGTCCGCCCCGTTCCTGACCAGACGCACAAAGCCCACGGGCAGGTCATCGCGGTCGTAAGCCATGAAGAAGCGGCCGCCCTGATTGAAGAGATGGGTGAGTATGGGCAGCTGAACCCGGTCGATGAGCTGCTCTATGTGACGCGAGACATGGCGCGAATCGCTGAGGTGGCGCACGACGTCCTCGTCGTTCAGCCAGTCCACCAGGTTCAGCGCATTGGCTCGCGTGATTTCCGGGCACAGGGATATGAAAGGCTTGCTCATCTTCAACACCGTCGGTTGCAAGAATGAAAGCCTTTCATGGCCACGGCGTGGGCCATGACGGTTCTTTCTACACAGGCGCCGATTCTAGGCAAGCAGATTCTGCTGCGCAGGCACAGCGCCTATCTCGCATCTCTTTGCTCGGTCTATGGCGAGCCTGGGCTGCGGAGCGGGGCGCTCCGGGAGCGCAAGCCTCGACAGCTGCGATGCTCTTTATTTAGAAGCGGATTGCGATTGACTGTAGTCGTATTCTTAATGTTTTAATTCCACGATCTAGAAGTGGCATGCGTCAGAAGCTCCTTCTTTGATGGTGGGCGCAGCGCCGAACGCCGGCGACCGGGCATGTTGCTCAGACCGCCCGGGAGCACGCGCCGCCCATGCCTGTCAGATGGGGCTCCAGCACCTCGGTGATCCAGTTCAGGAAGGCGGTGACTCGCGGCGCGATATGTCTGCGATGCGGGTACAGCAGGGACACCGGCATGGACGCGGCCTTGAAGTCGGGCATGACCTCGACCAGCAGACCCTGATCCAGCAGATGGCGCGCACCCCGGACAGGCGCCTGAATCAGGCCAAGACCGGCAACACAGGCGGCCTGATAGGCATCCGTGCCGTTGACCACCAGGGCGCTGCGCACGGGATGCAGAGCGATCTCCTTGCCGCGCTGATACTCCCAGCCCGCGCCATGCCGCCCGAGCTGGTTCGCGTAGTGAATGATGCGGTGCCGTGACAGGTCGACCAGTGTTGCGGGCGTGC
Protein-coding sequences here:
- a CDS encoding bifunctional GNAT family N-acetyltransferase/nucleoside diphosphate kinase regulator, with the protein product MSKPFISLCPEITRANALNLVDWLNDEDVVRHLSDSRHVSRHIEQLIDRVQLPILTHLFNQGGRFFMAYDRDDLPVGFVRLVRNGADCEIVLVIGNRDNWGRKLGASALHEGMKLAFFDMRAERLIARIHADNTRSLKAFAHNGFVLENETPALKSYAMTAQRYLQRLRAGQPGAAGGICITAVDQARLRDLLALEWESQAADLEHEVERATIVDARQVQGNVVTMNSRALLRLDEVAVEVALVYPEDADDSAGRLSVFSGVGTAILGYREGDRIDWRILDRTRHIRIEKVLYQPEAAGHFHL
- a CDS encoding steroid Delta-isomerase, with product MNTVEHMTAVVQRYVAALNAGDLDGIVALFADDATVEDPVGSEPRRGRAAIRAFYANSLKLPLTVELTQEVRAVADEAAFAFTVGFEYQGRKTVIAPIDHFRFDAAGKVVSMRALFGEKNIHAGV